One Sphingomonas endolithica DNA segment encodes these proteins:
- a CDS encoding DEAD/DEAH box helicase: protein MTNIARIATRIAETLETHDVVFVADDDQQADAIAAAACAILPHGDVIFLPSSDALPGDVAPASPANIGHRVAALHRLRELQAVSDRPRFACVMSGEASARGYPAPAAFDDAPPTLRVGDAIDSATIEQTLIEIGYFTDDRVDEPGEVAVRGEVIDIFPVDADLPVRIDLADGRIAAIRCYDPVTQRSLEPRDSLGIGRAAEPAASPSVPILAHITPGVIAFSAKALQRRQRFIELADSAAGKGKADAAKPKDWAAALKKWEERDFSGGIEPAPRFAETRSPLAALAKFATPLLAEGKSLVLAGGTRDLRFLRGKVAKRLKREIAEIDSWTAAGTLEPGQVATLTMPVSSGFVTERHVLIAAGDLLGSRAVIDDGHAASTVEPFSGAGGDIQVGDVVVHEDHGVAVVGGLEDMPVMDAGAEPGEAIVLTFAGEGRRLVPTTGADRIWRYGADGDAVALDKLDGSSWAKRRGEIDIAIVESARGLAALSDARAKLEAPAMVPDAAAYERFSAGFAFTETADQARAINAVRDDLAAGRPMDRLVIGDVGYGKTEIAMRAAALAALAGYQVAIAAPTTVLVRQHLQAFQRRFAAAGLTVAGLSRLSTAAERKATKAGLADGSIAIVVGTGAVMGKDVRYAKLGLVVIDEEQRFGAADKARLRGSGDVHLLTLSATPIPRTLQMALVGLQQISILATPPARRQPIRTSIDTLDDVRLRTALMREKGRGGQSFVVVPRISDMATFGARLRRIVPDVTVVEAHGKMAAADIDAAMVGFADGDGDVLLATNIIEAGLDVPRANTMVIWRADRFGLAQLHQLRGRVGRGNRRGQVMLLTDAEDGIGERTLKRLRTLAAFDRLGAGFDISAQDLDMRGGGDLLGETQAGHMKLIGVDLYQELLEMALRQIRGEDVDRWTPELNLGSAGRLPESWIPEPDLRLSLYVRLARARDSAALDGLEEEMVDRFGPLPPAAERLVAALRIGMLARTTGIARIDAGPSAIALTPRRGCDAAFAEAGLIEKNGRWLLAEETSEDDRAERVQALLEDLAGVG, encoded by the coding sequence TTGACCAACATCGCCCGCATCGCGACGCGGATTGCCGAGACGCTGGAGACGCACGATGTCGTCTTCGTGGCGGATGACGATCAGCAGGCGGACGCGATCGCGGCTGCGGCCTGCGCCATCCTGCCGCACGGCGACGTCATCTTCCTGCCGTCGAGCGATGCGTTGCCCGGCGACGTCGCGCCGGCATCGCCGGCCAATATCGGGCACCGGGTGGCGGCGCTCCATCGGCTGCGCGAATTGCAGGCCGTATCGGATCGGCCGCGCTTCGCCTGCGTGATGAGCGGCGAGGCATCGGCGCGGGGCTATCCCGCGCCGGCCGCGTTCGATGATGCGCCGCCGACGCTGCGTGTCGGTGATGCGATCGACAGCGCCACGATCGAGCAGACGTTGATCGAGATCGGCTATTTCACCGACGACCGGGTCGACGAGCCCGGCGAAGTCGCGGTGCGTGGCGAGGTGATCGACATCTTTCCGGTCGATGCCGATCTGCCGGTACGCATCGACCTGGCCGATGGCCGGATCGCGGCGATCCGCTGCTACGACCCGGTCACGCAACGATCGCTGGAGCCGCGCGATTCTTTGGGCATCGGGCGCGCGGCCGAGCCTGCCGCGTCGCCCTCGGTGCCGATCCTGGCGCACATAACGCCCGGCGTGATCGCCTTCAGCGCCAAGGCGTTGCAGCGCCGCCAGCGGTTCATCGAGCTGGCGGATAGTGCCGCCGGCAAGGGCAAGGCGGATGCCGCCAAGCCCAAGGACTGGGCCGCGGCGCTGAAGAAGTGGGAAGAGCGCGACTTCAGCGGCGGGATCGAACCGGCGCCACGCTTCGCCGAGACGCGATCGCCACTGGCCGCTCTCGCCAAATTCGCCACGCCGCTGCTGGCCGAGGGAAAATCGCTGGTTTTGGCCGGCGGCACGCGTGACCTGCGCTTCCTGCGCGGCAAGGTCGCCAAACGGTTGAAGCGCGAGATCGCCGAGATCGACAGCTGGACGGCGGCAGGCACGCTCGAGCCGGGCCAGGTCGCGACGCTGACGATGCCGGTGTCGTCGGGTTTCGTCACCGAGCGACATGTCCTGATCGCCGCCGGCGACCTGCTGGGCAGTCGCGCGGTGATCGATGACGGGCATGCGGCAAGCACGGTCGAGCCGTTCTCCGGTGCTGGCGGCGACATCCAGGTCGGCGACGTCGTCGTGCACGAGGATCACGGTGTTGCCGTGGTCGGCGGGCTGGAAGACATGCCGGTGATGGACGCCGGCGCGGAGCCGGGCGAGGCGATCGTGCTGACCTTCGCGGGCGAAGGCCGACGCCTGGTGCCGACGACGGGTGCCGATCGCATCTGGCGCTACGGCGCGGACGGCGATGCGGTGGCGCTAGACAAGCTGGATGGATCGTCCTGGGCCAAACGGCGCGGCGAGATCGACATTGCGATCGTCGAAAGCGCGCGGGGCCTTGCTGCTTTGTCGGATGCGCGGGCCAAGCTGGAGGCGCCGGCGATGGTGCCGGACGCTGCCGCTTACGAGCGCTTCTCGGCCGGCTTCGCCTTTACCGAAACGGCGGATCAGGCGCGCGCGATCAATGCCGTGCGCGACGATCTGGCGGCCGGGCGGCCGATGGACCGGCTGGTGATCGGCGATGTCGGTTACGGCAAGACCGAGATCGCCATGCGCGCAGCCGCCCTGGCCGCGCTCGCTGGGTACCAGGTGGCGATCGCGGCCCCGACGACGGTGCTGGTCCGCCAGCATCTGCAGGCGTTCCAGCGCCGCTTCGCCGCCGCCGGACTGACCGTGGCGGGCCTGTCGCGGCTATCGACCGCGGCCGAGCGCAAGGCGACCAAGGCCGGCCTTGCCGACGGATCGATCGCGATCGTCGTCGGCACGGGCGCGGTGATGGGCAAGGATGTCCGTTATGCCAAGCTCGGCCTGGTCGTGATCGACGAGGAGCAGCGCTTCGGCGCGGCGGACAAGGCGCGCCTGCGCGGCTCGGGCGATGTCCACTTGCTGACGCTCAGCGCCACGCCGATCCCGCGCACGTTACAGATGGCGCTGGTCGGGCTGCAGCAAATCTCGATCCTGGCAACGCCGCCCGCGCGGCGCCAGCCGATCCGCACCAGCATCGATACGCTGGACGACGTGCGGTTGCGCACCGCCTTGATGCGCGAGAAGGGGCGCGGCGGGCAGAGCTTCGTGGTCGTGCCGCGCATCTCCGACATGGCGACGTTTGGCGCGCGGCTGCGGCGGATAGTACCCGATGTCACGGTGGTCGAGGCGCATGGCAAGATGGCCGCGGCGGATATCGATGCGGCGATGGTCGGCTTTGCCGATGGCGACGGCGACGTGTTGCTTGCAACCAACATCATCGAGGCCGGGCTCGACGTGCCGCGCGCCAACACGATGGTGATCTGGCGCGCCGACCGCTTCGGGCTGGCGCAATTGCATCAGCTGCGTGGGCGTGTCGGCCGCGGCAATCGGCGCGGGCAGGTGATGCTGCTGACCGATGCCGAAGACGGTATCGGCGAGCGGACGCTGAAGCGGTTGCGCACCCTGGCAGCGTTCGATCGGCTGGGCGCTGGGTTCGACATCAGCGCGCAGGATCTCGACATGCGCGGCGGCGGCGACCTGCTGGGCGAGACGCAGGCCGGGCACATGAAGCTGATCGGCGTCGATCTGTACCAGGAATTGCTGGAGATGGCGCTGCGCCAGATCCGCGGCGAGGATGTCGATCGCTGGACGCCGGAATTGAACCTGGGATCGGCGGGGCGACTGCCGGAAAGCTGGATTCCCGAACCCGATTTGCGGCTGTCGCTCTACGTGCGGCTGGCCCGCGCGCGCGACAGCGCCGCGTTGGACGGACTGGAAGAGGAAATGGTCGATCGCTTCGGGCCGCTGCCGCCTGCCGCCGAGCGACTGGTCGCCGCGCTCAGGATCGGCATGCTGGCGCGGACGACCGGCATCGCCCGGATCGACGCGGGACCATCTGCGATCGCGCTCACCCCGCGCCGCGGCTGCGATGCGGCGTTTGCCGAGGCAGGGCTGATCGAGAAAAACGGGCGCTGGCTGCTGGCCGAGGAAACCTCCGAGGATGATCGGGCGGAGCGTGTCCAGGCATTGCTCGAGGATCTAGCGGGCGTTGGTTAA
- a CDS encoding hemerythrin domain-containing protein, whose product MADDKSKRGGNDRTQVAGDEPYEVEYFARKHDISRDEAQALIDRIGNDRGKLDAAAAEQKGSAPAKPRRATRTPAAASSDTAPKPRRTARTAAASSDTSAKPRRAKAAAAPKRAAAARVADALSLAAVADTVSEAVVEPVAEIVAPVTRRAKAATKAVKDGSAKVGTTVAKTPAAVRKSTRNTVSSVKKAGSGRTASFVGAAAAGLVTGLVLNLGRKAAVQAPSALAGDWFDAVKLEHRMALALFDKLQATGDENTTQRSVLLTQLKHALGKHAFTEENVLYPALRAWGDTADADKLNHDHGYVKQNLYDLEQMDNASPAFLEKVATFRAEIEEHIREEEEAIFPPLHAALSDADNARVTAMANKEGFKLA is encoded by the coding sequence ATGGCTGACGACAAGAGCAAACGCGGTGGCAACGATCGCACGCAGGTGGCGGGCGACGAGCCGTATGAAGTCGAGTATTTCGCCCGCAAGCACGACATCAGCCGCGACGAGGCACAGGCGCTGATCGACCGGATCGGCAACGACCGTGGCAAGCTTGATGCCGCCGCGGCCGAGCAGAAGGGCAGTGCACCGGCTAAGCCGCGCCGGGCGACACGCACCCCGGCAGCAGCATCGAGCGACACCGCGCCCAAGCCGCGCCGCACGGCGCGCACAGCGGCGGCGTCGAGCGACACATCAGCCAAGCCGCGCCGCGCCAAGGCCGCGGCAGCGCCGAAACGCGCCGCTGCCGCACGTGTGGCGGACGCGCTGTCGCTTGCTGCGGTCGCCGACACGGTGAGCGAGGCCGTCGTCGAGCCGGTTGCCGAGATCGTCGCGCCGGTTACTCGCCGCGCCAAGGCCGCAACCAAGGCGGTCAAGGACGGATCGGCCAAGGTCGGCACGACGGTGGCCAAGACGCCGGCGGCAGTGCGCAAGAGCACGCGCAACACGGTCAGCAGTGTCAAGAAGGCCGGATCGGGCCGAACCGCATCGTTCGTGGGTGCGGCGGCGGCAGGGCTGGTCACCGGGCTGGTGCTGAATCTCGGGCGCAAGGCGGCGGTGCAGGCGCCGAGTGCTTTGGCCGGCGACTGGTTCGACGCGGTGAAGCTCGAGCATCGCATGGCGCTCGCTTTGTTCGACAAGCTGCAGGCGACTGGCGACGAGAACACCACGCAGCGCAGCGTGTTGCTGACGCAGTTGAAGCACGCGCTCGGCAAGCACGCCTTCACCGAGGAGAACGTGCTGTACCCGGCGCTGCGGGCGTGGGGCGATACCGCCGATGCCGACAAGCTGAACCACGACCACGGCTATGTGAAGCAGAACCTCTACGACCTCGAACAGATGGACAATGCCTCGCCCGCTTTCCTGGAGAAAGTCGCCACCTTCCGCGCGGAGATCGAGGAGCATATCCGCGAAGAGGAAGAGGCGATCTTCCCGCCGCTGCATGCGGCACTGAGTGATGCCGACAATGCCAGGGTCACCGCAATGGCCAACAAGGAAGGCTTCAAGCTCGCCTGA